The genomic stretch AAATTGGAAAACGATATGCTGGAAAAAAATGTAAAGATCTATTAAAAGGATTTAAACATAAGGTAACCATTGATGAAAATGGCTGGGGAGATTTCCCTGTTCCTGCCGGAAAGGTAAGCGTCTGGATTCCTGAATAAATAAAAAAGCGTACTGATGATGTACGCTTTATTTTTTTCTATTCTATTAGCATTTAATACCTCTACAGCTCCATAAATCAGGAGCCCATTCACAACAGTAATTATCTTCGTTATAGAAACAACATATCCTGTCTCTGATAATGATTCCACCATTTACGTTTTTAAGTTCCTGCCGATCAATTTTTCGTGCATTAGAAGATTTCTTGATTTTCATAATTATTATTTTTTTGAATTTGCAACTCAAATATAAACAATATATTACAATTATTTTTAAAAAAAATCTACCAACACCACAATTTCATCTACTTAATTACTAAATAACAAACAATAAAAAAGATATTATTGAATTTGTAGTTTCTATTATCATGCTAAACCTCAATTTTTCTGAGCTCCAGAATTTCAGGTCGTTCTGATGAATCTGCTATTTTTCCGGTCCTTGCAAACTCTGCCCAAAGTGCCCTTAATTTTCTTCCATGTCTTTGAATACGCTCCCAGGGAATATCTTTTAGCAGTTCTGAAGATTTCCAGGCAGATTCATTACCGAAAATCAGAGGAAGATCAATGCAATGAGGAGCACCAATAGGATTCTCTTTTAATTTGGAATGTATCCTAAACAGATAGATATTTCCGCCTCCTTTTGCATAGTTTTCTGCAAATTGTCTGGCTGGAGTTCCATAGATAATGTCTGTTGTTTTTTCAACGGTTTTATCTAAAATCTTTAGTCCAAAACCTTTTCCAAAGTATTTATTTAAAGCTTCCGAAGTTTTAAGATAAAATGCAGTTTCATCATTATTCAAGCCAATCAGGACATCGTACTTTTTAGCATTTTCACGCCACTTTTCAACAGATTCTCCTTCTTTGCATAAAGGAAAAAAGCCATACTGAGTACCAAAGGGCATTGCTGCTTTCAAACCGTATTTTATGACAGATGGTACCCATTTACCATAATCATCCATCATCTTATAAACATCCACTTCATCTTTAATGTGCGCCGTTTTTTTTAAAAATTCCGCAGACATCTTTTGTCTTTTATGACGTAATCCTAAGGGAGCACTCTGAATGATGACTCTATGAAATAAACCATCTACTCCTTCTGATATCATCAAATGAGCAATAGCATCTCCTCCAGAAGACTGACCCAGCAGGGTAACATTTTCTGCATCTCCACCAAAGTCTGTAATATTAATTTTGATCCATTTCAATGCTTCAATCATATCCATCAGACCTAAATTAGGAGGTCGTTTTTCATCACCTCCTAAAAAACCGAAAAGTCCCAGGCGGTAAGAAACCGTAACAATAATGATGTGTTGTTCTTTTACCCATTCCGCAGGATCAGCAGTTGGCAGATCACCACAGCCAATCTCATGGGAACCACCGTGAATCCAGACAACGACAGGAAGTTTTTCATTTTCCTGGATATTTTCAGGACAGGTCACGGAAAGATATTGGGTAGATTCTTCAGGTTCAAATTCTTCAACAGGGGTGGCCCCAATCATTTTTTCCACAAGCGGACTGAGTTTCTGCGGACAAACCGGAGTTTTGTCCTTAAGTTTACTTTCAGAGATAAAATATTCAGCCGGAACAGGTCTTTGAAACCTCTCAGAATAGGCATAACGAATACTTTTAGCCTTTATTACTCCATCTCCTTTCAAGCCTGTAATAATCCCAAAACGGGTATTAAATACATGAATTTCTTTCTGCTGTGATTTCATTTTGAAATGGTGAATACTTTTATCCTTAAAGATACCTTTGTTTTTCGAAAAAATAAAATTTATAGGACTAATTAAACGCTAATAAATTTAAATTTTCCCCAATAAATTCATCCGTGATATTTGTATGTAAATTCAATTCAGGATTTTATATTCACTTGGAGAAACTCCGACTTTAGTTTTGAATAATCTTGTAAAATGTTGTGGATATTTAAAACCCAGATCGTATGAAATTTCACTGATTGATTTTTCCTGATTCAGAATCTGCTCTTTGGCAATATCTATCAGTTTATTGTGAATAAATTCCTGTGGGGAAATTCCTAATTCTTTCTTGATAAGGTCTCCAAAATAATTGGCTGAAAGGTTTAGTTTTTCGGCAAAGTAATTCACCATAGGAAAACCTATGTTTTTAGGATGGTCAGATTTTAAATAATCATCAACAAGATTCTCAAATTTCCCGATAACGCCTTGGTTAATATGATCTCTGGTAATGAACTGACGGTCATAAAAACGCATACAGTAATTGAGAAACAGTTCAATATTATTTACAATTAATGACTTACTGTGTTTATCAATTGACTGTTCTAGCTCATGCTTTATATTTTTAAAACAATCCAGGATAATCTCCCTTTCTTTTTCCGAAAGGTGTAATGCTTCATGTACATCATAGGAAAAGAAATTATAATCTTTTATATTTTTCCCAAGATTAGTTCCTTTTAGAAGGTCAGGATGGAAAATCAAAGCAAATCCTGCCGGCTGAACATGTTTTCCTTTATTGTAAATCCCATAGGTCTGTCCCGGCGCAATGAACACCAATGTTCCTTCCTGATAGTCATAACTATGTTTTCCATACTGCATATCTCCACACATCACATCTTTCAGAAAAACGGTATAAAAGCCAAAGCTTCTTCTGTACTGACAAATGGGATCTGATTGGGAAAAATCAATCACGCTTACCAGGGGATGCAGTGTTTCATGATTCGCCATTTTATTATATTCAGAAACTGTATTATAGATCTCAACCTCCTGATTTTCCATGAAATATATATTTTTATAATTCAAAATTACCAATTTCTGATCTAACAGATACTGTGTCTGTAAAATTGGTAAGTAATTCGGTAATCCATATAAGTAAGGTTTCTTTAAAAGTTTCGAATTTTGTACCGTTATGAAAACCTTTAATACCAATGCGCAGAACGGCATTGTGGAATAGCTGAATCCTGTAACAGATACGGAGTACAATAATTTATAACATCAACATATTAAACCAAATAAAAATAAATAATCAAATGAGCACATTTACAGTAAAGGCTTATGGGGCAGAGTCCACCACAGCAGATCTGAAAGAAATGAATATTGAAAGAAGAGAGGTTACTTCCAAAGATGTAGAAATTGAAATTCTATACTGCGGAGTATGCCATTCTGACCTTCATACGGCAAGAAACGACTGGGGTGGCACCATCTACCCTGCTGTTCCCGGACATGAGATTGTAGGTAGAATTACAAAAGTGGGAAGTGAGGTTTCCAAATTTAAAGTAGGTGATCTTGCAGGAGTAGGATGTATTGTAGATTCCTGCGGACATTGCAATAGCTGCCAGCATGATCTTGAACAATATTGTGAGAATGGTTTCACCGGAACTTATAATGGTCAGGATAAACATTCAGGAGGTCATACTTTTGGTGGATATTCTCAAAAAGTTGTAGTAGATTCTCATCACGTACTGAAAGTACCTGAAAACCTTGACCTTGCTGCTGTAGCTCCCCTTCTTTGTGCAGGAATTACAACATGGTCCCCTTTAAGACACTGGAATGTAGGTCCGAATTCTAAAGTAGCTGTTGTAGGGTTAGGAGGATTGGGACACATGGCGATTAAGCTTGCAAAAGGCTTAGGTGCTGAAGTGACTTTATTTTCAAGAACTCCCGGAAAAACTGAAGATGCGAAGCAGCTTGGTGCCGATCATGTGATCATTTCTACAGATGAAGAACAAATGAAATCAGTGAAAGGAAAATTTGATGTGATCATTGATACAGTTCCTTATGTACATGATGTAAACCCTTATGTGACCACTTTAAACATCAGCGGAACTCATGTTCTGGTAGGATATTTAGGAGGCCTGGAACCTATTTTAAACACAGTTCCTATGATTTTGGGAAGAAAATCAGTAGCAGGATCAGTAATAGGTGGTATTGCCGAGACACAGGAATTACTGGATTTCTGTGGAGAACACAATATTGTTTCAGAAATTGAGATGATTAAAATGCAGGACATCAATGAGGCGTATGACAGAATGTTGAAAAGCGATGTGAGATATCGTTTCGTGATTGATATGAAGTCTTTATAATTTTTCTACCAGGTATAATAAAAGAGGTTCTTCATTCCGAAGAACCTCTTTTTTATTTTTTTAGGTTTTTACCAAAGCCATGCTGATTTTTATCAATCATATATTTGTTTCCTTGAGTGCATTGATTGTCATTTCTTTCCATATCCTGAAAAGCCCACGCCGCCATTGCATCTATCACAGGGGCCAATTCATTGCCGGCATCACTTAATTTATAAGTCACATGAGGCGGTACTACAGGCTTAGCTGTTCTTATAACAAGTCCATCTGCTTCCAGTTGTTTCAGATGCTGAATCAACATTTTTTCTGTTACAGCAGGAATTGCTTTCTTCAATTCACTGTATCTTTTTTCTCCTGTAGAAAGGTTAAATAGGATAATGGGTTTCCAGAATCCGCCAATTCTTTCCATAACGTACATTACGGGACAATCCTGTACAGTTCTTTTATTTTCCTGAATTGTTGAGCTTTCTTTGATTGCTGTCATAGTTACATACTTTAGGGTAAGTACTTGTATAAAAGTAAGTACAAATATAACTTTGTCTCAGGAAATAAAAAAATATTTATAATGAAATCGCAATCATTTGACCCCATTGATAAAAAACAAGTGAGTATTGAGTGATTGCCTGTTACTATTAAAAACAATAAAAAAAAATCATATATGAAAATTATCATCACAGGATCACTAGGAAACGTGGCTAAACCATTAACAAAGCAATTGGTAGAACAAGGACATGACATCACCGTTATAAGCAGCAATGAAGAAAGAAAACAAGACATTGAATCTTTAGGAGCAAAACCCGCGATCGGATCTATTACAGATGCTGATTTTTTAACCCAGACATTTAACGGGGCTGATGCTGTATTTGTAATGACACCTCCTGCTATCAGTGCCGAAAATATTGTTCAAAATACAGTCAATGCCGGAAAGAACTATGCAAAAGCGTTAAAAAATGCCGGAGTCAAAAGAGCTGTAATGCTAAGCAGTGTGGGCGCCGCATCTCCTGTAGAAAACGGACCTATCAAAGGGCTTCATCAGATTGAAAAGCTTTACCATGAAGTTGAAAACACCTCATTTACTTTCTTAAGAGCAGGTTATTTTTACACTAATTTCTTCAATGATATTCCATTGATTAAAAATGCAGGCATAATTGGTGGTAATTATCCTGAAAACACAGAAATTCCCGTAGTACATCCAACAGACATTGCCCTGGCTGCTGCTGAGGAACTGGTAAAAAATGAGACTGGCAAAAATATCAGATATATTGTAAGCGACTCCCGAAAAGCTTCTGATTTTGCTAAAATATTAGGAGCTTCCATTGAAAAACCTACTCTTCCTTGGGTAGAATTCTCAGATGAAGATTCTTTAAACGGAATGCTACAGGCTGGTTTACCACAAGACATGGCTGAACTCTATGTTGAAATGGGGTTGGGAATGAAAACAGGAACTGTACAAAAGGATTTCATTGAACACAACTCTCCTGTTACCGGAAATATTAAATTGGAAGATTTTGCTAAAGAGTTCGCTTCTAAATTTTAAGCAGGAAAGGGGAAGAAAAAACTAAAATAACATTATTTTTTTGCTTCTAATATATCAATCTTTTATTCTATTATACAAAAGACTCTCCAATGGAGAGTCTTTTGTGTAAAAACAGGCAAACCCTAAAAGCCTGCCTGCTAAAAAATAAGGATAATAACTAGTTTTTAATTAATTTCAGTGCTTTATTCTCTGTTCCTGTTTTTACAAGTACCAGATAAAGTCCTTTAGTCAAGCCTTTTACCTCCATATCAATTTTTGGTCCTTTCTGTTTTTTCAGAGACATTACCTGCCTACCGGAAGCATCATATACATAAACATCTACATCACCTTTATTATTTGACGGAAGCATAATACCGGTAACATTATCTGCCGGGTTAGGTACCAATCTGATTCCTTCTTCTGCTTTTACAATATCTTTTACTCCAAGAGAAGAAGTAGGAACGATGGATTTAATGAGCCAGCCATAAGAAGCAACCTCCGGATCACTCGTTAAACGAAGTCTCACTGCAATTTCATCGCCAGGTGCAAATGCGCCTAAATTCAAAGCACTATTCTGGAATAATGTCTCATTTACATTCGCAGCTGAAAGTGCTGTTCCGCCATTGGTCCAGTTACTGAAAGAAGCCTCATCATAAACCCCCATTGTAGTCCAATTAACTAAATCTTTCGATCCTTCTACATAGGCAAAGTCATATCCTGCTTCTGTAAGCGCAATGTGTCTCATTGTCATGGCAGAAGCTGTCCCTATAATCACCGGAGTTCTCATATAAGTCTGATAATTGGTAGAGTTTGCATAGGGATGCCCAACATTATTGAGTACATTATAACTAAATTTATTAGATACATTATCTACTACAAATTTACCGTTCCCAATATATATATCATTGGTAGTAAAGGCCGGAACATTAATAGCAGCGGCTCCACTATTAAAGTTGATAATATCTAAAGATTTCGTATCCTTGATCGTTTCTTTGGTTCCGTTCGCATATATTCCGGTCACTGAAACAGAATGAACCCCTTCCGATAAAGTTGAACTTGTAGTGAACGTGTAATCGGTATTAGGCTGAGTACTGGAAATTGTTGATACATAAGTATTATCAACATATACCTTCAAACTTGTAATTTGTGGGTTTGTATAATTGAAGACCGCTTTAGCTTTTGTATCATGGATAGCTACCTGGTTCAAGCTTTTTATCATTGGACGTGCTACATATTCAGGAAGTGTGTATGTTGCCAGCTCAGGGATGGTAGCTGTCCAGACTCCTCTACCATGAGTAGCAAGAACCACCTGATCATTTACAATTTTCATTTGCCAGATAGAAACCGGTGGCATGGTAGTGACCAGAGCCCAAGTTGCCCCACTATCAAGTGTTTCGAATATTCCTATATCTGTTCCTGCCCAAAGTATTTTGTCATCAAAAGGCATTTCAATTAAACTATGTACCGGAACATTCGGAAAGCCTGTAGATGTAGATCCTGTGCTATAACCTGAGATATCTGTCCAGGTTGCTCCAAAATCATTGGTTTTTACTACTTTAGGCTGATCTGCTACAGAAAACATCACGTAGGCTCTGGCTTCAGTTGTATTTGATGGTGAAATACCACTGATATAATAGTTTCCACTTGTTGGCATACTACCGGTTGTTTTTGCAAAGGTCCCTCCGTTATCTTTTGAAACGTTGATTTTATATGTTGTGCCTGTTCCTCCTGAAACAGCAGACCCAGCCCATACTACATCAGGGTTTGCTACAGAGACTTTAACAGTTGCGTATGAAGCATTGCCGTTCCAGGTTCCGTTGTTTGCCGCAGTAAAAGTAGTTAGTCCCCATGTTCTCCCAAAATCCGGAGATTTCCAGACTCCTTTAGAAGATACCGTAAATACAACATCCGGGTTATTATTGGCATTGGCCAATTTTGAATAGAATGGAGAAAATGATGAGCCATAGTCTGCGTTTCTGGCTGTAAAACGGCCTGCAAGACTTACTCCCTGTTCTGTTCTTACAAAGTTATTGTATTGTGAACCAAATATCATTTCATTAGGCTTATTATAGTTCCAAAGAGCTTCAAAACCATCTCCACCTAATAAAGACAGGTAATTTGAACTGCTTGATGAGGGTGCTGTAATAGTCGCTGACGATCCGTTATCCTGCGCTCCTGTAACATAAGCATCTGCGCCATTCTTTTTGTCTGCTCCGTAAAACTGTGTGGTATTAAGCCCTGTAACAGGATTGCTCCAGTCTCCCTGAGTTTCTCCTGGGTTTGTTTTATATGATGTAGAATATACTCCCCCATCATTAGTAAGCAGAAGTCTGAACTGGGTAGGATCTGCGGGATTAACCTGACAAACAATACCATGTTGATCAGGATGCACA from Chryseobacterium indologenes encodes the following:
- a CDS encoding carboxylesterase family protein, translating into MKSQQKEIHVFNTRFGIITGLKGDGVIKAKSIRYAYSERFQRPVPAEYFISESKLKDKTPVCPQKLSPLVEKMIGATPVEEFEPEESTQYLSVTCPENIQENEKLPVVVWIHGGSHEIGCGDLPTADPAEWVKEQHIIIVTVSYRLGLFGFLGGDEKRPPNLGLMDMIEALKWIKINITDFGGDAENVTLLGQSSGGDAIAHLMISEGVDGLFHRVIIQSAPLGLRHKRQKMSAEFLKKTAHIKDEVDVYKMMDDYGKWVPSVIKYGLKAAMPFGTQYGFFPLCKEGESVEKWRENAKKYDVLIGLNNDETAFYLKTSEALNKYFGKGFGLKILDKTVEKTTDIIYGTPARQFAENYAKGGGNIYLFRIHSKLKENPIGAPHCIDLPLIFGNESAWKSSELLKDIPWERIQRHGRKLRALWAEFARTGKIADSSERPEILELRKIEV
- a CDS encoding helix-turn-helix domain-containing protein — translated: MENQEVEIYNTVSEYNKMANHETLHPLVSVIDFSQSDPICQYRRSFGFYTVFLKDVMCGDMQYGKHSYDYQEGTLVFIAPGQTYGIYNKGKHVQPAGFALIFHPDLLKGTNLGKNIKDYNFFSYDVHEALHLSEKEREIILDCFKNIKHELEQSIDKHSKSLIVNNIELFLNYCMRFYDRQFITRDHINQGVIGKFENLVDDYLKSDHPKNIGFPMVNYFAEKLNLSANYFGDLIKKELGISPQEFIHNKLIDIAKEQILNQEKSISEISYDLGFKYPQHFTRLFKTKVGVSPSEYKILN
- a CDS encoding NAD(P)-dependent alcohol dehydrogenase, which codes for MSTFTVKAYGAESTTADLKEMNIERREVTSKDVEIEILYCGVCHSDLHTARNDWGGTIYPAVPGHEIVGRITKVGSEVSKFKVGDLAGVGCIVDSCGHCNSCQHDLEQYCENGFTGTYNGQDKHSGGHTFGGYSQKVVVDSHHVLKVPENLDLAAVAPLLCAGITTWSPLRHWNVGPNSKVAVVGLGGLGHMAIKLAKGLGAEVTLFSRTPGKTEDAKQLGADHVIISTDEEQMKSVKGKFDVIIDTVPYVHDVNPYVTTLNISGTHVLVGYLGGLEPILNTVPMILGRKSVAGSVIGGIAETQELLDFCGEHNIVSEIEMIKMQDINEAYDRMLKSDVRYRFVIDMKSL
- a CDS encoding winged helix-turn-helix transcriptional regulator, which translates into the protein MTAIKESSTIQENKRTVQDCPVMYVMERIGGFWKPIILFNLSTGEKRYSELKKAIPAVTEKMLIQHLKQLEADGLVIRTAKPVVPPHVTYKLSDAGNELAPVIDAMAAWAFQDMERNDNQCTQGNKYMIDKNQHGFGKNLKK
- a CDS encoding NAD(P)H-binding protein, whose translation is MKIIITGSLGNVAKPLTKQLVEQGHDITVISSNEERKQDIESLGAKPAIGSITDADFLTQTFNGADAVFVMTPPAISAENIVQNTVNAGKNYAKALKNAGVKRAVMLSSVGAASPVENGPIKGLHQIEKLYHEVENTSFTFLRAGYFYTNFFNDIPLIKNAGIIGGNYPENTEIPVVHPTDIALAAAEELVKNETGKNIRYIVSDSRKASDFAKILGASIEKPTLPWVEFSDEDSLNGMLQAGLPQDMAELYVEMGLGMKTGTVQKDFIEHNSPVTGNIKLEDFAKEFASKF
- a CDS encoding T9SS type A sorting domain-containing protein; this translates as MKKNYIRNGAIVISAVFLLNACQHFNTQTATSHPPSSSSTTDGLMRKEQEKSEVSADKKVYAEVQKEQSLKKILAYNDPRFNKIFENFGDGPEEIQLRKELLMSMAKPGEMVMGHRADKKLREQEAGVKEKKGIEEMAEYRRQITMPIGTHKMLYEDGNLLKEYNKALNSPTLKQAKQKSSIAAKNGSYSINNVVFTERGPNNIPGRDRSIVVAPQNPNKWYVGSVGGGVWITENAGTTWKNTTDFAVPNLATSTIAISPQNPNVVYAGTGEPFGNLDKITGAGLIKSTDAGEHWTRLLNTAAFGDVGRLLVNPTNANQLLAATSKGIYVTQDGGATWNQTFTGSNVGGTNYTSTQDLVATSDFSAIYASVNTLGVLKSTDGGTTWTKVFDALALNKAIKRIEIAVSPVNQSKIFLSCQEGATTGVYMSANAGTSFQALTYKTGNSKEILGDQGWYDNAITAHPFNENVIYIGGVSVAKVTVDTTDNSYNVLSIASGYNTSYLNTAVHPDQHGIVCQVNPADPTQFRLLLTNDGGVYSTSYKTNPGETQGDWSNPVTGLNTTQFYGADKKNGADAYVTGAQDNGSSATITAPSSSSSNYLSLLGGDGFEALWNYNKPNEMIFGSQYNNFVRTEQGVSLAGRFTARNADYGSSFSPFYSKLANANNNPDVVFTVSSKGVWKSPDFGRTWGLTTFTAANNGTWNGNASYATVKVSVANPDVVWAGSAVSGGTGTTYKINVSKDNGGTFAKTTGSMPTSGNYYISGISPSNTTEARAYVMFSVADQPKVVKTNDFGATWTDISGYSTGSTSTGFPNVPVHSLIEMPFDDKILWAGTDIGIFETLDSGATWALVTTMPPVSIWQMKIVNDQVVLATHGRGVWTATIPELATYTLPEYVARPMIKSLNQVAIHDTKAKAVFNYTNPQITSLKVYVDNTYVSTISSTQPNTDYTFTTSSTLSEGVHSVSVTGIYANGTKETIKDTKSLDIINFNSGAAAINVPAFTTNDIYIGNGKFVVDNVSNKFSYNVLNNVGHPYANSTNYQTYMRTPVIIGTASAMTMRHIALTEAGYDFAYVEGSKDLVNWTTMGVYDEASFSNWTNGGTALSAANVNETLFQNSALNLGAFAPGDEIAVRLRLTSDPEVASYGWLIKSIVPTSSLGVKDIVKAEEGIRLVPNPADNVTGIMLPSNNKGDVDVYVYDASGRQVMSLKKQKGPKIDMEVKGLTKGLYLVLVKTGTENKALKLIKN